AAGGTACGCAAGCAAAACAGATCGTCGAACGTTATGGAATTCCGCAAATCTCCACCGGCGATCTTTTGCGCGAAAACGTGAAACTCGGAACCGAATTAGGTAAGAAAGCGAAAGCAGTAATGGATTCCGGCAAGCTGGTATCTGACGAGCTCGTCTGCGACATGGTTGCGGAACGCCTATCACGTCCAGACTGCGCCCGCGGATATATCCTCGATGGCTTTCCTCGCACCGTGGCACAGGCGGAGTGGCTCGATGGATTTCTTGCTGCGCGCGGCTCAAAGCTGCCGCTGCGCGTGATCAAAATCGCAGTCGATTACGACAAACTCCTGAAGCGGCTCACAGGACGCCGCACCTGTCCCGTTTGCGGAACCATTTACAACATGTACACGAATCCGCCCAAAGTGGACCAGATTTGCGACCGCGAAGGCGCCAAGTTGACGTTCCGTAAAGATGACAGTGAGGAAGCGATCGGAACGCGATTAACGGCCTACGAAAAAGACACGCTTCCGCTGACCGATTACTACCGCCAGCGTGGGATTCTCAAAGAAATCAGTGGTGACTCGGAGCCAGGGCAAGTAACGAGAGAATTGTTGGGAGCCTTGGACAAAAGCGCCGCTTAGACAAGACCCTGCTTCGGTCAACTGATCTGCGAATGACGACCGACGGTCGTGCCTCCGAATCGCAGTGCTGTGCGCAGAACAGCGAATTTAACAGTGAATTTCTTCCAATCGCGGCCTGCGAGCAACGGATAATTTCGCGCAAGGGCTTCCCTGCCAATCGCTTGCCAAAAACCCGAAATTCCGTCGGTCGCTCTAGAACAGTGAAAAACAGTGAATTAGCAGTGAATTCGGCAAATTCAATCCGTTGCTCGCAGCGGAATTGTTTCGCGCTTCCCCGACGTTCTTAGCCAGAAGTGGATTCCCAAATAGAGAATAGAGCTTGCTTTCCAGTTCCGATTCATGGTACCAGCG
This genomic window from Terriglobales bacterium contains:
- a CDS encoding adenylate kinase, giving the protein MNTPATSVADYAARAVGPIILLGAPGAGKGTQAKQIVERYGIPQISTGDLLRENVKLGTELGKKAKAVMDSGKLVSDELVCDMVAERLSRPDCARGYILDGFPRTVAQAEWLDGFLAARGSKLPLRVIKIAVDYDKLLKRLTGRRTCPVCGTIYNMYTNPPKVDQICDREGAKLTFRKDDSEEAIGTRLTAYEKDTLPLTDYYRQRGILKEISGDSEPGQVTRELLGALDKSAA